In Electrophorus electricus isolate fEleEle1 chromosome 12, fEleEle1.pri, whole genome shotgun sequence, a single window of DNA contains:
- the pdlim3b gene encoding PDZ and LIM domain protein 3b isoform X1 — protein sequence MPQNVVLEGPAPWGFRLAGGKDFKQPLTITRVTPGSKASLVNLCPGDVILAIEGVSTEGMTHAEAQNKIKDSTSQLCLKIERPETKLWSPQVIEEGKAHPFKLNLEAEQQDLGYFEHKYNVRPKPFIPAHQSRDNPSGGVMGSVAQVPCPNAAPVSNRGRDEALARSAQYNTPVNLYSDANLSEALQQVQMSTVGNQVLPSGKVLTSIEDSHVYQMLQEDHERPHAPRQSGSFKALQDYVESDGTKPLVTRSVKAPVTKTQASSTSLQKLPLCDKCGNGIVGTVVKARDKFRHPACFVCSDCGLNLKQKGYFVVEGQLYCETHARLRMRPPEGHDLVTVYPHA from the exons ATGCCGCAGAACGTGGTGCTAGAGGGGCCAGCACCTTGGGGATTTAGGTTGGCTGGGGGCAAAGACTTCAAGCAGCCTCTGACCATCaccagg GTGACACCAGGCAGTAAGGCATCGCTGGTCAATCTCTGCCCAGGAGATGTCATCCTGGCTATCGAGGGAGTCTCAACCGAGGGCATGACTCATGCCGAGGCCCAGAACAAGATCAAAGACTCCACTTCCCAGCTCTGCCTGAAGATAGAGAG GCCTGAAACCAAGCTCTGGTCCCCACAAGTCATTGAGGAAGGTAAAGCGCACCCATTCAAGCTTAACCTGGAGGCCGAGCAGCAG GACCTTGGCTACTTCGAACACAAGTATAATGTCAGGCCAAAGCCCTTCATACCTGCACACCAAAGCAG AGATAACCCATCTGGGGGGGTGATGGGAAGTGTAGCTCAAGTACCTTGCCCGAACGCAGCACCAGTTAGTAATCGTGGTCGGGACGAAGCCCTGGCCCGTTCTGCTCAGTATAACACCCCAGTTAACTTATACTCGGATGCAAATTTGTCAGAAGCACTACAGCAGGTTCAGATGTCCACTGTAGGCAATCAGGTGCTACCCAG CGGGAAGGTCCTGACCTCCATCGAGGACTCTCACGTGTACCAGATGCTGCAGGAAGATCACGAGAGGCCGCACGCTCCACGCCAATCTGGCTCCTTCAAGGCTCTGCAGGACTACGTGGAAAGTGACG GTACAAAGCCTCTGGTAACCAGAAGCGTAAAAGCTCCAGTAACCAAAACCCAGGCTTCTTCAACTTCGCTGCAAAAACTGCCTCTTTGTGACAAATGTGGTAATGGCATTGT CGGCACCGTGGTCAAGGCGCGGGACAAGTTCCGCCACCCAGCCTGCTTCGTGTGCTCGGACTGCGGCCTGAACCTGAAGCAGAAGGGCTACTTCGTGGTGGAGGGGCAGCTGTACTGCGAGACTCATGCTCGGCTCCGAATGAGACCGCCGGAGGGCCACGACCTGGTCACCGTGTACCCCCACGCCTAA
- the c12h4orf47 gene encoding UPF0602 protein C4orf47 homolog: MVTCDTKETSANTRLTASLSDCERRFRNRRWLLIQLNKMPPEGKSDMERVGLFREMGYVSVGDKYTPFIYRPFHESAHKDKQMLAEGSKRKSALQAGYFETQFKRIFEKEALTDRIKIQRQYKIQQTKKNLGKAFLPSNGEKKSSGIGNYYGTLGGPVQAFSPLQVPKKPYKAPGKNMYTSPPKKGSGYGFPGVTLSKIDSYSPDPYDRAREMLKREVAAHKSKLKGGPFHLNLHPKECFDNNPYKLEKPLPAAKKAEEKKTRFAVPFKPSSPSKTIGGMKAGTFEPYPPHSADPYVTRKPSTATTNKDAKIFRPSPGSKSTPVKSIISLNVDKLLNCTNYNQIQSVMAY; this comes from the exons ATGGTTACATGCGACACCAAGGAAACAAGCGCAAACACGCGGTTAACCGCGTCGCTGTCTGACTGCGAACGAAGATTCAGAAACCGTCGGTGGTTATTAATACAG cTCAACAAAATGCCGCCTGAGGGGAAATCTGACATGGAACGAGTGGGCCTTTTCAGAGAGATGGGCTACGTGTCCGTAGGGGACAAATATACGCCCTTTATTTACC GTCCATTTCATGAATCTGCGCACAAGGATAAGCAGATGTTGGCCGAGGGATCCAAGAGGAAGTCTGCGCTCCAGGCTGGTTACTTTGAAACTCAGTTCAAGAGAATCTTTGAGAAAGAGGCACTGACCGACCGTATCAAAATCCAAAGGCAGTATAAGATCCAGCAAACCAAGAAGAATCTAGGGAAGGCCTTTTTACCCAGCAATGGAGAAAAGAAATC ATCAGGAATTGGCAACTACTATGGGACACTAGGGGGCCCTGTCCAGGCATTTAGTCCCCTGCAGGTTCCTAAGAAGCCCTACAAAGCTCCAGGCAAGAACATGTACACCAGCCCACCCAAGAAAGGAAGCGGATACGG CTTCCCAGGTGTCACCTTATCCAAAATAGATTCATATTCTCCTGATCCGTATGACCGAGCAAGAGAGATGCTAAAG CGTGAGGTAGCGGCTCACAAATCAAAGTTGAAAGGCGGACCGTTTCACCTGAATCTCCATCCGAAGGAATGCTTTGACAACAACCCGTACAAGCTCGAGAAACCTTTACCGGCCGCAAAGAAGGCCGAGGAGAAGAAGACGCGCTTTGCAGTGCCCTTCAAACCGAGCTCTCCCAGCAAAACG ATTGGAGGAATGAAAGCCGGGACGTTCGAGCCCTACCCGCCGCACTCAGCCGACCCCTACGTCACCAGGAAGCCCAGTACGGCGACCACGAATAAGGACGCGAAGATCTTCCGCCCATCGCCTGGCTCCAAGAGTACTCCAGTCAAGAGCATAATCTCTCTCAACGTGGACAA GCTTTTGAATTGCACAAACTACAATCAAATCCAATCTGTTATGGCATATTAA
- the pdlim3b gene encoding PDZ and LIM domain protein 3b isoform X2, producing MPQNVVLEGPAPWGFRLAGGKDFKQPLTITRVTPGSKASLVNLCPGDVILAIEGVSTEGMTHAEAQNKIKDSTSQLCLKIERPETKLWSPQVIEEGKAHPFKLNLEAEQQEHKPMGTAHNRRAQPFVATANLDENRQVVSSSYNTPIGLYSEGNIQEALHGQIHGLAHDRPQGGKVLTSIEDSHVYQMLQEDHERPHAPRQSGSFKALQDYVESDGTKPLVTRSVKAPVTKTQASSTSLQKLPLCDKCGNGIVGTVVKARDKFRHPACFVCSDCGLNLKQKGYFVVEGQLYCETHARLRMRPPEGHDLVTVYPHA from the exons ATGCCGCAGAACGTGGTGCTAGAGGGGCCAGCACCTTGGGGATTTAGGTTGGCTGGGGGCAAAGACTTCAAGCAGCCTCTGACCATCaccagg GTGACACCAGGCAGTAAGGCATCGCTGGTCAATCTCTGCCCAGGAGATGTCATCCTGGCTATCGAGGGAGTCTCAACCGAGGGCATGACTCATGCCGAGGCCCAGAACAAGATCAAAGACTCCACTTCCCAGCTCTGCCTGAAGATAGAGAG GCCTGAAACCAAGCTCTGGTCCCCACAAGTCATTGAGGAAGGTAAAGCGCACCCATTCAAGCTTAACCTGGAGGCCGAGCAGCAG GAACACAAGCCCATGGGCACAGCTCATAACAGAAGGGCGCAGCCATTTGTGGCTACCGCCAACCTGGACGAGAACAGGCAAGTGGTGAGCTCTTCCTACAACACCCCCATAGGGCTGTACTCAGAAGGCAACATCCAGGAGGCCCTGCATGGACAGATCCACGGCCTGGCGCATGACAGGCCCCAGGG CGGGAAGGTCCTGACCTCCATCGAGGACTCTCACGTGTACCAGATGCTGCAGGAAGATCACGAGAGGCCGCACGCTCCACGCCAATCTGGCTCCTTCAAGGCTCTGCAGGACTACGTGGAAAGTGACG GTACAAAGCCTCTGGTAACCAGAAGCGTAAAAGCTCCAGTAACCAAAACCCAGGCTTCTTCAACTTCGCTGCAAAAACTGCCTCTTTGTGACAAATGTGGTAATGGCATTGT CGGCACCGTGGTCAAGGCGCGGGACAAGTTCCGCCACCCAGCCTGCTTCGTGTGCTCGGACTGCGGCCTGAACCTGAAGCAGAAGGGCTACTTCGTGGTGGAGGGGCAGCTGTACTGCGAGACTCATGCTCGGCTCCGAATGAGACCGCCGGAGGGCCACGACCTGGTCACCGTGTACCCCCACGCCTAA
- the pdlim3b gene encoding PDZ and LIM domain protein 3b isoform X3, whose protein sequence is MPQNVVLEGPAPWGFRLAGGKDFKQPLTITRVTPGSKASLVNLCPGDVILAIEGVSTEGMTHAEAQNKIKDSTSQLCLKIERPETKLWSPQVIEEGKAHPFKLNLEAEQQDLGYFEHKYNVRPKPFIPAHQSSGKVLTSIEDSHVYQMLQEDHERPHAPRQSGSFKALQDYVESDGTKPLVTRSVKAPVTKTQASSTSLQKLPLCDKCGNGIVGTVVKARDKFRHPACFVCSDCGLNLKQKGYFVVEGQLYCETHARLRMRPPEGHDLVTVYPHA, encoded by the exons ATGCCGCAGAACGTGGTGCTAGAGGGGCCAGCACCTTGGGGATTTAGGTTGGCTGGGGGCAAAGACTTCAAGCAGCCTCTGACCATCaccagg GTGACACCAGGCAGTAAGGCATCGCTGGTCAATCTCTGCCCAGGAGATGTCATCCTGGCTATCGAGGGAGTCTCAACCGAGGGCATGACTCATGCCGAGGCCCAGAACAAGATCAAAGACTCCACTTCCCAGCTCTGCCTGAAGATAGAGAG GCCTGAAACCAAGCTCTGGTCCCCACAAGTCATTGAGGAAGGTAAAGCGCACCCATTCAAGCTTAACCTGGAGGCCGAGCAGCAG GACCTTGGCTACTTCGAACACAAGTATAATGTCAGGCCAAAGCCCTTCATACCTGCACACCAAAGCAG CGGGAAGGTCCTGACCTCCATCGAGGACTCTCACGTGTACCAGATGCTGCAGGAAGATCACGAGAGGCCGCACGCTCCACGCCAATCTGGCTCCTTCAAGGCTCTGCAGGACTACGTGGAAAGTGACG GTACAAAGCCTCTGGTAACCAGAAGCGTAAAAGCTCCAGTAACCAAAACCCAGGCTTCTTCAACTTCGCTGCAAAAACTGCCTCTTTGTGACAAATGTGGTAATGGCATTGT CGGCACCGTGGTCAAGGCGCGGGACAAGTTCCGCCACCCAGCCTGCTTCGTGTGCTCGGACTGCGGCCTGAACCTGAAGCAGAAGGGCTACTTCGTGGTGGAGGGGCAGCTGTACTGCGAGACTCATGCTCGGCTCCGAATGAGACCGCCGGAGGGCCACGACCTGGTCACCGTGTACCCCCACGCCTAA